The DNA segment GCTCTCGCTGTTCCAGGCCTTCTCGATCGCGAAGATGCTCGAGGGCCTGTCGAGCAGCGAGACCGGGGCCGGGATCGTGAACCACCCCGGCATCGGCTTTCAGCTGATGACGGTCATCACGCTGACGACCGGGACGGCGTTCCTGATGTGGATCGGCGAGCAGATCACGGAGCGCGGCGTCTCGAACGGCGTCTCGCTCCTGATCTTCGCCAGCATCGTCACGCGCATCCCGGCGGAGCTCGGCAACTACTTCGCCCAGAACGCGGGCGATCTCCAGCCCCTGACGATGGCCGCGGTCGTCGCGTTCATCGTGTTCGTCATCGCCATCATCGCCTTCTTCGAGAACGGCAGGCGTCAGATCCCGATCGTGTACTCGCGGCGCCAGGTCGGTCGCCGCGTCTACGGCGGGCAGACGGCGCACCTGCCGCTGAAGGTGAACACGTCCGGGACCATCCCCCCCATCTTCGCGTCGTCGCTGCTGATGTTCCCGCAGACGCTCGCGAACATGAACGTCCCCGGGGCCGACCACCTCCAGGCGATCATCAACCGGGGGGACTGGGTCTTCAACACCGGCTACGCGCTGCTCATCATCTTCTTCTGCTTCTTCTACACGAACGTCACATTCCAGCCGGTGGACGTCGCGGAGAACCTGAAGAAGCAACAGGCAAATATCCCCGGGATCAGGCCAGGCAAGCAGACGGCGGACTACATCCACCGCGTGATCCAGCGGATCACCGTGGGCGGCGCGCTCTATGTCGCCGCGGTGTGCGTGGTGCCCTCGATCGTCGGCAACCTCCTGCGTGTCCCCTTCGGCTTCGGAGGCACGTCGCTGATGATCGTCGTCGGCGTCGC comes from the Sorangium aterium genome and includes:
- the secY gene encoding preprotein translocase subunit SecY — its product is MASLAGITNFHKIPELRRRVIFTLVMLAVYRVGVFVTTPGVDRNAMRQYVAKQSGGLLSFFNMFSGGALENLSIFALGIMPYISASIIMQLMGMVYKPIDELRKEGEQGRRRIDQYTRYGTVALSLFQAFSIAKMLEGLSSSETGAGIVNHPGIGFQLMTVITLTTGTAFLMWIGEQITERGVSNGVSLLIFASIVTRIPAELGNYFAQNAGDLQPLTMAAVVAFIVFVIAIIAFFENGRRQIPIVYSRRQVGRRVYGGQTAHLPLKVNTSGTIPPIFASSLLMFPQTLANMNVPGADHLQAIINRGDWVFNTGYALLIIFFCFFYTNVTFQPVDVAENLKKQQANIPGIRPGKQTADYIHRVIQRITVGGALYVAAVCVVPSIVGNLLRVPFGFGGTSLMIVVGVALDTVNQLEAHLITRSYEGLTGPGATRIRGRRLPEA